One stretch of Pirellulales bacterium DNA includes these proteins:
- a CDS encoding alpha/beta hydrolase, whose translation MKFCCPYVALLGIIAIASQSVADDSGWTKETVVYKTVGPTNIEADVYRRNGDVSRPCVVWIHGGALIMGSRQGVPRDIRDLCQAQNYVLMSLDYRLAPEVKLPAIIEDLKDAFRWIHATGVARLHIDPQKILVAGGSAGGYLTFMSGICVEPRPKALLAYYGYGDIDAPWYVEPSEHYRKQKLVTRAEADSVVGGEVKTGSDSKPRGTYYLYLRQNGLWTHEVAGFDPQTERDKITPYCPVRNLTPQYPPTLMLHGTADTDVPYHESADMNDALSKQGVPHELITVEGGEHGLGGGDPKVLAAAHARAMRFIREQLD comes from the coding sequence ATGAAGTTTTGTTGCCCTTACGTCGCCCTACTGGGAATCATTGCGATCGCCTCGCAGTCCGTGGCCGATGACTCTGGCTGGACCAAGGAAACCGTCGTCTACAAAACGGTCGGTCCGACGAACATCGAAGCCGACGTCTATCGCCGCAACGGCGACGTGTCGCGGCCTTGCGTCGTCTGGATTCACGGCGGCGCACTGATCATGGGGAGCCGGCAAGGGGTCCCTCGCGACATTCGCGATTTGTGCCAGGCGCAGAACTATGTCCTCATGTCGCTCGACTATCGGCTGGCGCCCGAGGTCAAACTGCCCGCGATCATCGAGGACCTGAAAGACGCCTTTCGCTGGATCCACGCGACAGGCGTCGCCAGGCTTCACATCGATCCCCAGAAGATTCTCGTCGCCGGTGGATCGGCCGGTGGTTACCTGACCTTCATGTCTGGCATCTGCGTTGAGCCGCGTCCCAAGGCGCTACTCGCTTATTACGGCTACGGCGATATTGATGCGCCATGGTATGTCGAGCCGTCGGAGCACTATCGCAAGCAAAAGCTAGTGACCAGGGCCGAGGCGGATAGCGTCGTCGGAGGCGAGGTAAAGACAGGCAGCGACAGCAAGCCGCGCGGCACCTATTATTTGTACCTGCGTCAGAACGGGCTGTGGACGCATGAAGTCGCAGGCTTCGATCCGCAAACCGAGCGGGACAAGATTACACCGTATTGCCCGGTGCGGAATCTAACCCCGCAGTATCCCCCCACGCTGATGCTACACGGCACCGCCGATACGGATGTCCCATATCACGAGTCGGCGGACATGAACGACGCGCTCTCCAAGCAGGGCGTGCCGCACGAGTTGATCACTGTCGAAGGGGGCGAGCATGGTCTAGGCGGAGGAGATCCCAAGGTCCTGGCCGCTGCGCACGCTCGCGCCATGCGGTTTATTCGCGAGCAATTGGACTGA